The nucleotide sequence GCCGAGCAGGCCGCCGACGGGTCCGATGAGCACTACGCCCCGCTGGTCGAGGTGGCCACGGTGACCCAGCTGCGGACCGCGGTGAAACTCGAACCCCGCCCGCCGCAGCCGACACCGGACCCAAAGCGGTCGATCGGCAAGGCCAGCGACGAGACGTCGTGCACGTGGCGGATCACCCTTCCCCACGACGAGGCCGCGGTGGTCGACGCGGCGTTGGCGTCGCACCTGGACCGGCTGGTCACCGAGTGGAAGGACGACCACGCCGACGGCGCAGACGACCGGTCCGACGGGGCTGGGGGTGCGCCGCCGATGCCGAGCACGGTGGACGCATTCCTGGCGCTGGTGGCTGCGGGCTGGGACAGTGAGGTGGCGGCGCGCCCGCATGGGCAGCGCACCACGGTGGTGGTGCACGTCGACGTCGACCGGCGGGTGGGGTCGCTGCACCTGGGTCCGGTGCTGTCCGACGCCGACCGCCAGTTCCTGACCTGTGATGCGACGTGGGAGGCGTGGTTCGAACGCGACGGCCGCCCGATCGGCTGCGGGCGGGAGTCCCGGCAGATCAGCCGCCGGCTGCGCCGGGCGTTGGAGCATCGCGACCGCTGCTGCGTGGTCCCCGGGTGCGGGGCGACCCGCGGCCTGCATGCGCATCACGTGGTGCATTGGGAGGACGGCGGCACCACCGACCTGACCAACCTGGTGCTGGTGTGCCCGTACCACCACCGGGCGCATCACCGCGGGCTCATTACCATCAGCGGACCGGCCGAGCGCCTCGTCGTCACCGACGCCGACGGCACCGCCCTGCACGACCGAGCGCTGGCTCGAACACCCACCACACCGCCGCCGGACGTACCGCCGTGTCCCGGACCGACCGGCGAACGCGCCCAATGGTGGTGGTACGACCCCTTCCAGCCACAACCACCACCGACGACGAACTAACCCGCGGGATCCACCTCGGCCTCGACCGCCGTGACGGTCAGCACCGCCTCCGCGAGTTCCGGCCGGCACACCACCAGATCGGGTAGCAGTACGTCGGACTGGTTGTAGCGCAGCGGTGTTCCGTCGATGCGCGACGTGTGCAGGCCGGCCGCGCGGGCGACCGCCACCGGGGCGGCCGAGTCCCATTCGTATTGCCCGCCGGCATGCACGTACACGTCGGCGATGCCCTGCACGACCGCGGCGACCTTGGCCCCGGCCGAGCCCATCTCGACGAGCGTGCCGCCCAGGGCGTCGCGCACTGCGAGCGCCACGGCGGGCGGCCGAGTCCGCGACACCACGATGCGCGGCGGGCCGGGTTCGGCCGCCGGCGTCACGACGTCCGGCGTGGCGAGGGTAACGCCCTGGGCCGGCAACGCGACCGCGCCGGCGACCAACTCGCCGTCCTCCCACAGCGCCACGTGCACGGCCCAGTCCTCGCGACCGAGTTCGGAGAACTCCCGCGTGCCGTCGAGCGGATCGACGATCCACACCCGCTGCGAGGTGAGTCGCACCTTGTCGTCGGCACCTTCCTCGCTCAGCACCGCGTCACCGGGCCGCTCGGCCGCCAGCGCCGCCATCAGGAAGTCGTGAGACCGCTTGTCACCCGCGGCCTTCCGCTCCGTCGCCTCGGCGTCGGCGAACTCCTCGCGCACCCGCAGCAGCAGCTCGCCGGCCTCGGTGGCCAGCCGCGTGGCCACCTCGTGGTCGCTCACCCGTCGCCCTTCAGCATGGCGACCACACTATCGGCCAGCTCGTCGGGCGTCGGACCGGGCACCAGCCGCAGGTCGGGGTGCTTGGGCCGCTGGTACGGGCTGTCGATGCCGGTGAAGTGGGTGATCTCCCCGGCACGCGCCTTCGCGTACAGGCCCTTCGGGTCCCGCTTCTCGCAGTCCTCCAGCGGGGTGTCCATGAACACCTCGAAGAAGTCGAACCCCTGATCCGCGTGCACCTTGCGCGCGAGATCGCGGTGTTCCTCGAGCGGGCTGATCGCCGGGACCAGCACCGTCAACCCCGAATCGGCCATCAGCGTGGCGATGTGGGCGAGGCGACGCAGGTTCTCCGCGCGGTCGGCCATGGAGAAGCCGAGATCCGCATTCAGGCCGTGCCGCAGGTTGTCACCGTCCAGAACGTAGGCCGGACAACCGTTCTCGAGCAGCTTCTGCTCCACCAGCATCGCCACCGACGACTTGCCCGAGCCGGACAGGCCGGTGAACCAGACGGTGCGTCCCTTGGACAGCCGATCGTCGGCGCACACCAGCGACTGGTGGCGCACGGTGTTCGGGGTCGACGCGCGGTTGGCCACCGGCGTGGTGTCGCGCACCATGCCCGCTGCGACCGTGCCGTTGGTGTCCGGGTCGATGAGGATGAACGATCCGGTGGCGGAGTTGCGCGAATACTCGTCGAGCAGCAGCGGCACCTGCGTGCGCAGCGTGACGCGGCCGAGTTCGTTGAGTTTCAGGGCCGTCGCGCTCTTGTCCCGGTGCAGCGTATTGACGTCGAGGCGGTAGTCCAGCGCCGTCACCCGCGCCCGCGTGGTGCGAGTGGTGTGCTTGACGACGTACTCCCGGCCCGGTTCGAGCGCCGATCCGTCGGCCATCCAGCACACCGTGGCGTCGAATTCCTGGCTGGCGTGCGCCTGGTTGTTCTCTCGCACGATCATGTCGCCACGGGAGATGTCGATGTCGTCGGCGAGGCTGACCGACACGGCCATCGGCGGGAACGCCTCGTCGACCGGGCCGGTGGGGCCGTGAATCTCGGTGATGCGACTGCTCTTGCCGGTCGGCAGCACCACGATCTCGTCGCCGGGACGCATGACGCCGCTGGCCACCGTGCCGGCGTAACTGCGGTGGTCGGCGTGCTCACGGGTCTGCGGCCGGATCACGTACTGCACGGGGAAGCGCACGTCGACGAGGTTGCGGTCGCCGGCGATGTAGACGTCCTCGAGGTGGCTCAGCAGCGCGGGCCCGTCGTACCACGGCGTGGCGTCGGACTTCGTGACCACGTTGTCGCCGTTGAGCGCCGACAGCGGGATCGTCGTGACGTCCTGCACGTCGAGCCGGGCGGCGAACTCGTGGAAGTCGTCGCGGATCTTCTCGAACACCTCGCGGTCCCAGCCGACGAGGTCCATCTTGTTGACCGCCAGCACGATGTGCCGGATCCCGAGCAGCGACGCCAGGAACGCGTGCCGGCGGGACTGCTCGAGCAGTCCGTGCCGCGCATCGACGAGCACGATCGCCAGCTGCGCGGTCGACGTGCCGGTCACCATGTTGCGGGTGTACTGGATGTGCCCCGGCGTGTCGGCGATGATGAACTTCCGCTTCGACGTGGCGAAGTAGCGGTACGCAACGTCGATCGTGATGCCCTGTTCGCGCTCGGCACGCAGACCGTCAGTGACCAGGGCGAGGTCGGTGTAGTCATTGCCGCGCTCGCGCGACGTGCGCTCGACCGCGGCGAGCTGATCCTCCATCACGGCCTTGCTGTCGTAGAGCAGCCGGCCGATCAACGTGGACTTGCCGTCGTCCACCGACCCCGCGGTGGCGATCCTCAGCAGCGTCGCCATGTCAGTTCCCCCGTCGCTTCGCTCGCCCCAGGCCACTTCCCCGTCGCTTCGCTCGCCCCATCAGAAGTAGCCCTCGCGCTTGCGGTCTTCCATCCCCGCCTCGGAGATGCGGTCGTCGGCTCGGGTGGCGCCGCGCTCGGTGAGTCTCGAAATCGCGGTTTCGGCAATGACTTCGGACACCGTCGCCGCCGTCGACTCGACGCAGCCGGTGCACGTGACGTCGCCGACGGTGCGGAACCGCACGGTCTTCTCGACGATCGGCTCGTCCTTGCGGGGGCGCAGGTACTCGTGCACCGCCAGCAGCATGCCGTCGCGCTCGAACACCTTGCGCTGGTGGGCGTAGTAGATCGACGGGAGCTTGATCTTCTCCGCACCGATGTAGGACCAGATGTCGAATTCGGTCCAGTTCGACAGCGGGAACACGCGGATGTGCTCGCCCTTGCGATGCCGGCCGTTGTAGAGGTTCCACAGCTCGGGGCGCTGGCTCTTCGGATCCCACTGCCCGAACTCGTCGCGGAAGCTGAACACGCGCTCCTTGGCGCGGGCCTTCTCCTCGTCGCGGCGGGCGCCGCCGAACGCGGCGTCGAACTTGTTCTCCCGGATGGCGCGCAGCAGCGTGAACGTCTGCATGGGGTTGCGCGACGGGATGGTCTCCACCACGCGGCCGGCGTCGATGTCGTCCTGCACCTTCGCCACCACGAGCCGGACGCCGGATTCGGCGACGAGTTCGTCGCGCGCCTGCAGCACCTCCTCGAAGTTGTGCCCCGTGTCGACGTGCATCACCGGAAACGGCAGCCGACCCGGCTGGAAGGCCTTGATGGCCAGGTGCAGCATGACGATCGAGTCCTTGCCGCCGGAGAACAGCAGCACGGGCTTCTCGAACTCCGCGGCCACCTCGCGGATGATGTGGATCGCCTCGGCCTCCAGCGACCGCAGATGGCTGAGTTCGTACTTGCCCGCGGGTTCGTCGAGCTGCGGCGCCGTCACGACGTCCACACTAAGTTGGTCGAGTTGGCCAGGATTGCCGTCATGCCCAGGAATCTACGACCCGAACGACGGAGGTGTCAACGGTCGGGCAGCAGCGATCCGTGCACGACCAGCCGCGCTGACCACGGCTCGGGGTGCACGAATCGCAGGGAGTGGCTAGAGGGCGACCTCGGCCAGGCGACCCGTCGCGACGTCGAAGACGAAGCCGCGCGCCGATGTATGCCGGGTCACGAACGGACTGGCCGCGATGCGGCGCAGCGACTGCCGGACGTCCTCCTCGAGGTCGGTGAACGCCTCGGCGGCCCACGGCGGCTTGAGTCCGGTCTCGTCGGCGATGGCTTGCTTGAAGTCGTCGTCGGTGAACGTCAGCATGCCGCAGTCGGTGTGGTGGATGAGGATGATCTCTGTGGTGCCGAGCAGTCGCTGGCTGATGGCGAGCGAGCGGATCTCGTCGTCGGTGACGACGCCGCCGGCGTTGCGGATCACGTGCGCCTCCCCTTCGGCGAGACCGAGGATGCGGTAGACGTCGAGCCGGGCGTCCATGCAGGCGACGACGGCGACGTGCCGGCTGGGCGGCAGGGGCAGCGGCCCGGAGAAGCCGGCGGCGTACGCCTCGTTGTTCTTCAGGTACTCATCGGTGACGGACATCGTCGCTCCTCCTGTCGAGCACGGGCAGGCACCGACGGTAGCGGCGCCTGCCCGTGGGCGACAGGGTCAGGATCGAGCGGATTGCAAGTCGTACACCGTCGTTCCGCCGACGTCGGACTTGGTGAACGTCGATTCGACCCAGGCGGTGATGTCCGCGGCACTGCCGTCGCGGTGGCCGCCGAAGCCACCCCGGTCCGAGGCGAGGAAGTACCGCACCTGGCCGTCGGCGACGTACTGCTGGAACTGCGCCAGCGTCGGCGACGGATCCCCGCCGGTGAAGCCACCGATCGCCATCAGCGAGTCGCCGGTCTTCAGCTCGAGGTCGCTCACCTGCATGGAGCCGATCGCCGCGGCGGCCCACCGGGTGCCCGCCTCCCTGATCAGCGCCTCCAGCTCGGGGCTGTCGACGTGCCCGAACGGTCCGCCGCCACCGGGCCCCCTGTCGCCGCCGGGGCCATCACCCCCCGGCCCGGGACCGAAGCCGAAGCCACCGGCCTTGGCCGGGCCGGACGTCGCGACCGGACCGCTCTTCTGGCCGATCGCGGTCTCCAGCGAGTACGCCGCCGTGGCGCCGACGCCGAACAGGCAGGCCAGCACAGCCAGCACGACCGTCGCCCGGCCGGCGCGTGCCGCACCGACGGCCAGGGCCACCGCGAGCAGCACCGAGCCCACCAGCAGGACCCAGCGCAGCGCCGGCCACCACTCCGGCGTGCGGCCCAGCAGCACGAACGCCCACACGCCGGTACCGGCGAGCAGCGCCGCCAGGACGATGCGCACGGCCACCCGGGACCGGCGGCGCCACAGCTCGGCGACGGTCATCCCGACGAGCGCGGCGATCGCCGGGGCCAGCGCCACCGCGTAGTACGGGTGCACGGTGCCGTCCATGAAGCTGAACACTGCCGCGGTCACCAGCAGCCAGCCGCCCCACAGCAGCAGGCTCGCGCGCTGCAGGTCGGTGCGCGCCGCGCGCCACGTTGCCCAGGCCAGCACCACCAGCCCGACCAACGCGACCGGCAGCAGCCAGGACGACTCGGTGCCGAACGACGGGCCGAACATGCGGCCGATACCGGGGCTGCCGCCGAAGAACACGTTGCCTCCCGGGGGCCCGTCACCGCCGCCCGGGCCGCCACCGCGCGGGCCGCCGCCACCGGGCCCGCCGCCGCCGACGATGCGTTGCACGCCGTTGTAGCCCAACGCCAGTTGCAGCAGGCTGTTGTCCGTCGACCCGGCGATGTAGGGCCGCGAGTTCGCCGGCCACAGGCTGACCAGCGCGACGTACCAGCCCGCCGACACGACGATCGCGACGCCACCGGCCAGCAACGCGCCGAGGCGGCGCCACAGCGACGTCGGCGCCGCCACCAGGAACGCGAGAGCGAAGCCGGGCACCGGCAGGAACGCCTGCAGCATCTTGGTGAGGAACGCGAAGCCGACGACGACGCCGGTCAGCGCCATCCACCGGTAGCTGCCGTTCTCGATCGCCCGCACCGTGCAGTACGCCGCGACGACGAGCAGGAACACCAGCAGCGCATCGGGATTGTCGTAGCGGAACATCAGCGTCGCCACCGGCGTCAGCGCCAGCACGATGCCGGCGAGCAGCGCGGCACCCGATCCGCTGGTGCGCTTGACCGTGGCGTAGAGCACCGCGACGGCGCCGACGCCGAGCAGCGCCTGGGGCAGCAGCAGCGTGAACTCGTTGAAGCCGAACAGCCTGCCGGACAGGCCCATCAGCCACATCGCGGCAGGCGGCTTGTCGACGGTGATGGCGTTGCCGGCGTCGAGCGAGCCGAACAGCCAAGCCTTCCAGCTCTGCGTGCCTGCCTGGGCGGCCGCCGCGTAGTAGCTGTTGGCCCACCCGTTGGAGCCGAGCCCCCACAGGTAGAGCAGCGCGGTGCCGGCGAGCAGGGCCAGCAGCCCCGGGCGGGCCCAGCGCGGGTCGGCCGGACGCTCCGGCGCCGCCACGTCGCGGGTCTGGGGTGCTGCGGTGACGGTCACTGGTGTCCTTCTTCGGTGATCGAGCGGGAGCGCCGCGGGTGGAACACCCAGCCGCGGAGCAGGACGAACCGGACGGCCGTGGCGATCAGGTTCGCGAGGACCAGCACGGTGACTTCGAGCAGCCGGTGCGGCTGGTCGACGACGGCGTGCAGGCCGGCGAGCGCGCCGCTGGTGATGGCGAGCGCGATGCCGAAGACGATGAGGCCCTCGACGTGGTGGCGCGCGACGTTGCCGGCGACGCCGAACGTGAAGCGCCGGTTGGCGGCCGTGTTGCCGATGGCCGTGACCAGCAGGGCCACCAGGTTCGCCGCCTGGGCGCCGATGGCACCGTGCAGCAGCATGAACAGGATGAGATACGCGACGGTGGAGGCGACCCCGACCGCGGCGAAGCGCACCACCTGGCGGAACAGCGACCGCGGCGCGGCCTGCGACGGCCCGAGCTGGGCGGCGATGACGTTCACCGGGATCGAGCCCTTGGCGAAGCCGCGCAGCAGCCGTCCGACACCCTTGAGGTCGGCGATGGCGGTGGCGACGATGTCGACGCGGCTGTCGGGGTCGTCGACCCAGTCGACGGGCACCTCGTGGATGCGCAGTCCGCTGCGCTCGGCGAGCACCAGCAGCTCGGTGTCGAAGAACCACCCGGTGTCCGAGACGTGCGGCAGCAGCTCGCGCGCCACGTCGGACCGGATCGCCTTGAAGCCGCACTGCGCGTCGGAGAAGCCGGCCGACAGCGTCGACCGCAAAATGAGGTTGTAGCAGCGCGAGATGAATTCGCGCTTGGCGCCGCGCACCACGCGCGAGCCCCGGCTCAGCCGGGTGCCGATCGCGAGGTCGGAGTGCCCCGAGATGAGCGGGGCCACCAGCGGCGCCAGTGCGGCGAGGTCGGTGGACAGGTCGACGTCCATGTAGGCCAGGACCTCGGCGTCGGACTGTGACCACACCTCGTGCAGGGCGCGGCCGCGGCCCTTCTGCTCGAGGCGCACGTAGCGGACGTCCTCGAGGTCGGCGGCCACCCGGGCGGCGACCGCCGGGGTGGCGTCGACGCTGGCGTTGTCGGCGATCGTGATCCGCACGGGGTACGGGAACGTCTCCCGCAGGTGGCGGTGCAGCCGGCGCACGGAGTCCGCGAGCGCGACCTCCTCGTTGTAGACGGGGATGACCACGTCCAGCACGGGGACGCCACGCGCGGCAGCGGCCCGCGCGGCATTGGGGCGAGATGCGAAGCGAGGCAAGGGTTCCTGCCGTAGGTCGATGTCGGTCATGTCTCCATCGTCGTTCGGTGCGTTGTGGCAGCCGTGGGCGTCGGCTATGCGCCTGCTATGAGTCACGCGATCGGTGCCGCGGTGAGGTCGTAGACGACGGTGCGGTCGACGATCGTCGGCGCGTAGTGGGTCTCGACCCAGGCGGCGATGTCCTTGGCCTCGCGGCTGCCGCCGGTGTCGTGACCGCCGAAGCCGCCCACGAGCGCGCTGCGGATGAAGTAGTGCACCTGACCGGCTGCGACGTCGCGCTGGAACTCCGCCAGCGTCGGTGCGGGGTCGGTGCCGTTGAAGCCGCCCACCGCCATCACCGGCTCCCGGCTGGCGAGCTGGTAGCCGGCGGCGTTGTTCGAGCCGACCACCGCCGCGGTCCAGCGGAAGTGGTCGGCGTCGGCCCGAAGCAGTGCGGTCAGGCCGGGGCCGGGTTCCGGCGAGGACAGCAGCCCGCCGGCGAAGCCGCCGGGGCCCCCGAAGCCACCCGGGCCGCCGCCCGGACCACCCGGACCGCCGAAGCCACCCGGGCCGCCGGGACCACCGCCGAAGCCGCGCGCGGGGCCGACCGACGGGATGGCGCCGGAGTGCGGGGTCGCCGCGGTCGACACCGCGTAGGCCGCCGGGGCGGCGAGACAGGCGACGACGGCCAGCAGCGCCGCGGCCGTCGCGACCCGGCGTGGGAGCCGGCCGGACACCGCGACGAGCACCGTGGCCGCCGCTCCCGCAACGCCGACGGCCACCGGCAGCCAGGACAGCACCGCGCCGTCTCGCACCAGCAGCACGACGGCCAGCACCGTGGTCACCGCCACCGTGGCCGCCATGGCCACGGTGGCGCGGACGTCGGTGCGCCGGCGCCACAGCAGCGTCGCCCCGATGCCGAGCACCGCGCCGAGGGCCGGCGCCAGCGCAACGGTGTAGTAGGCGTGCACGATGCCGTTGGCGAAGCTGAACACCGCGGCGGTGAGCAGCAGCCAGCCGCCCCACAGGAGCAGTGCGATGCGCTGCTGGTCGGTGCGCGGCGCCCGACGCGTGAGGATCAGTCCGGCGACGAGGCAGACCAGCGCCGCGGGAAGCAGCCAGGCGATGTGCGTGCCCATGCCGCTGCCGAACAGCCGGCCCCAGCCGACGTCGAAGTTCAGGTTGCCGAGGCCGCCGACCTCCTCGCCGGTGAGGCGCCCGATGCCGTTGTAGCCCAGGGCGAGTTCGACGATGCTGTCGTCCTGCGATCCCCCGACGTAGGGCCGCGATGACGCCGGCCACAGCTCGACCAGGAGCAGGTACCAGCCCGACGAGACGATGAGCGCCGCGGTGGCGCCGGCCAGTCGGCGCAGCCGCGTCGGCCACGGCGCGGCGGCGGCCAGCAGGTAGACCAGTCCGAACACCGGCAGCACCAGGAACGCCTGCAGCATCTTGGCGAGGAAGGCGACGCCGACGACGACGCCGGTGCCGGCCAGCCACCACCGGCTGCTGTCGGGTGCGCACGCCCGCTGCACGAAGTACGCGCCGAGGACGAGCATCAGCACCAGCAGTGCGTCGGGATTGTTGAACCGGAAGATCAGCGCCGCGGCCGGGGTCAGGGCGAGCACCGCTCCGGCCAGCAGCGCCGCCGGCGGCCCGCTGACCCGACGCACCGCGGCGTACAGCACCGCCACCGCAGCCACGCCCATGAGCGCCTGCGGTACCAGCACGCTCCAAGAATTCAGCCCGAAGATGCGTGCCGAGACGTCCATCACCCACAGCGCGGCCGGTGTCTTGTCGACGGTGATGGCGTTGGACGCGTCGCTCGAACCGAACAGCATCGCCGTCGCGTCCGACGACCCGGCCTGCACGGCGGCGGAGTAGAACGCATTCGCCCAGCCGCTCGCCGACAGGCCGACCAGGTACAGCGCCGCCGTCGCGGCGAGCAGAACGCCGAGGGCGACCCGCTCCCCCACCGCCGTCCGCGGCGCTGAGGCGGACGGCGTCTCGGGCGTCGCGGCGCGCGACAGTACGGCGGTCATCCGTTCGATTCTCGAGCCGGGCCCTAGGCGCCCGATTTGTCCGCCCTGTGCGTCACCTGTGAAAGCGGGCCGCCACGGCGCAGCCGCACGACGAATTCGGTGGTACCCCCGCCGCTGTGCACGGCGATCGTGCCGCCGTGGGCCCGGACGACCGCCGACACGATGGCGAGCCCGAGACCGGTGCCGCCGTCGCGCCGCGACCGCGACGAGTCCCCGCGCGCAAACCGCTCGAAGATCTCCGGCTGCAACGCTTCCGGGATGCCCGGCCCGTCGTCGGCGACGGTCAGCACGGCGTCGGCACCGTCGACGGTCAGCGACGTCGTCACCGTGGTGCCCGCGGGCGTGTGGGTGCGGGCGTTGGCGAGCAGGTTGGCCAACACCTGGTGCAGGCGCGCATCGTCGCCGACGACGACCACCGGGTCCTCGGGCAGGTCGAGCGACCACGCGTGGTCTGGGCCGGCGACGTGCGCGTCGCTGACGGAGTCCACGACGAGCCGGGACAGGTCGACCGGCTCAGTGATCAGGCCGCGGCCCTCGTCGAGACGCGCGAGCAGCAGCATGTCCTCGACCAGGTTCGTCATCCGCTGCGTCTCGGACTCCACCCGGCTCATGGCGTGCGCGACGTCGTCGGGCAGCTCGGCGCGCTTGCGCTGGGCGAGTTCGGTGTATCCGCGGATCGCGGCGAGCGGCGTGCGCAGTTCGTGGCTGGCGTCGGCGACGAACTGCCGCACGCGGGTCTCGCTGGCGTGCCGCGCCGAGAGCGCCCCGGCGATGCGCGCCAGCATGCGGTTGAGCGCCGACCCCAGCTGCCCCACCTCGGTGTGCGCCCCGGCCGGGTCGACCGTCACGATCGGCGTCGGCAGGCGCACCTCGCCGCGGTCGAGTTCGAGGTCGGCGACGTCCCGCGCGGCCGCGGCGACGCGCGACAGCGGCGCCAGCTGGCGGCGGATCACCAGGATGCCGGCGACCGTGGCCGCCAGTAGGGCGGTCACCGCCACGACGCAGAACATGCCGAGCACCCACAGCAGCGTGTCGTCGACCACCGCGGTGGGCAGCCCCGTGACGATGATCTGCGAGCCGTGCCGCGAGTGCAGGGCGATCACCCGGTAGCGGCCCAGCCCGTCGAGTTCGACCGTGCGCGGCCGGTGGTCCGGCGGCACCGCGGCCAACTGCTCACTGGCCGTCGCGCTGACCGTGGCGCGTCCGCCCTCGGCGGTGATGACGCCCGCGTCGACCGCCCCGCCGGGCGACACCACCGCTCCGACGGTCCGGGCCGCCTGCCCGGGTGCGTTCAGGAAACCCGGCCCCGGCCCGCTCTCGGGGTCGAAGCGGCCGCGGCCGGGTTCGCCGGGATACGGCGACGGCCGATCGCCGCCGGGCGGCCGGAAGTCCGGCGGCAGCGGCGGCAGGTCGAAGATTGCCGCCGAACGCCGTCCCGCCTCCCCCAATTGCTCGTCGAGCTGGTGGGAGAGGAAGCGCTGCAACGCGAACTCGGTGCCCACGCCGATCGCCGCGCACACCGCCGCCAGCAGCAGCACCTGGGTGACGAGCAGCCGGACGCGCAACGACCACGTCCGCGGTGACCGCCACCGGGTGCGGGACCCGGCGCCCTCGGCGTGGTCGGGGTCAGCGTGCGGGCTTGAGGACATACCCCGCGCCCCGCAGG is from Mycolicibacterium grossiae and encodes:
- a CDS encoding beta-class carbonic anhydrase; translated protein: MSVTDEYLKNNEAYAAGFSGPLPLPPSRHVAVVACMDARLDVYRILGLAEGEAHVIRNAGGVVTDDEIRSLAISQRLLGTTEIILIHHTDCGMLTFTDDDFKQAIADETGLKPPWAAEAFTDLEEDVRQSLRRIAASPFVTRHTSARGFVFDVATGRLAEVAL
- a CDS encoding HNH endonuclease signature motif containing protein — protein: MSPAVATSVSPGERLEALFDRLAELTGQRNAIDGRIVDVVAEIDREDLCGMTGAKSVPALVAWKTGVSPRNAETMVAVARRSAEYPRCTAGLRDGRVSLDQVGVIAEQAADGSDEHYAPLVEVATVTQLRTAVKLEPRPPQPTPDPKRSIGKASDETSCTWRITLPHDEAAVVDAALASHLDRLVTEWKDDHADGADDRSDGAGGAPPMPSTVDAFLALVAAGWDSEVAARPHGQRTTVVVHVDVDRRVGSLHLGPVLSDADRQFLTCDATWEAWFERDGRPIGCGRESRQISRRLRRALEHRDRCCVVPGCGATRGLHAHHVVHWEDGGTTDLTNLVLVCPYHHRAHHRGLITISGPAERLVVTDADGTALHDRALARTPTTPPPDVPPCPGPTGERAQWWWYDPFQPQPPPTTN
- the cysD gene encoding sulfate adenylyltransferase subunit CysD; the encoded protein is MTAPQLDEPAGKYELSHLRSLEAEAIHIIREVAAEFEKPVLLFSGGKDSIVMLHLAIKAFQPGRLPFPVMHVDTGHNFEEVLQARDELVAESGVRLVVAKVQDDIDAGRVVETIPSRNPMQTFTLLRAIRENKFDAAFGGARRDEEKARAKERVFSFRDEFGQWDPKSQRPELWNLYNGRHRKGEHIRVFPLSNWTEFDIWSYIGAEKIKLPSIYYAHQRKVFERDGMLLAVHEYLRPRKDEPIVEKTVRFRTVGDVTCTGCVESTAATVSEVIAETAISRLTERGATRADDRISEAGMEDRKREGYF
- a CDS encoding ArnT family glycosyltransferase, yielding MTVTAAPQTRDVAAPERPADPRWARPGLLALLAGTALLYLWGLGSNGWANSYYAAAAQAGTQSWKAWLFGSLDAGNAITVDKPPAAMWLMGLSGRLFGFNEFTLLLPQALLGVGAVAVLYATVKRTSGSGAALLAGIVLALTPVATLMFRYDNPDALLVFLLVVAAYCTVRAIENGSYRWMALTGVVVGFAFLTKMLQAFLPVPGFALAFLVAAPTSLWRRLGALLAGGVAIVVSAGWYVALVSLWPANSRPYIAGSTDNSLLQLALGYNGVQRIVGGGGPGGGGPRGGGPGGGDGPPGGNVFFGGSPGIGRMFGPSFGTESSWLLPVALVGLVVLAWATWRAARTDLQRASLLLWGGWLLVTAAVFSFMDGTVHPYYAVALAPAIAALVGMTVAELWRRRSRVAVRIVLAALLAGTGVWAFVLLGRTPEWWPALRWVLLVGSVLLAVALAVGAARAGRATVVLAVLACLFGVGATAAYSLETAIGQKSGPVATSGPAKAGGFGFGPGPGGDGPGGDRGPGGGGPFGHVDSPELEALIREAGTRWAAAAIGSMQVSDLELKTGDSLMAIGGFTGGDPSPTLAQFQQYVADGQVRYFLASDRGGFGGHRDGSAADITAWVESTFTKSDVGGTTVYDLQSARS
- a CDS encoding 3'(2'),5'-bisphosphate nucleotidase CysQ, whose amino-acid sequence is MSDHEVATRLATEAGELLLRVREEFADAEATERKAAGDKRSHDFLMAALAAERPGDAVLSEEGADDKVRLTSQRVWIVDPLDGTREFSELGREDWAVHVALWEDGELVAGAVALPAQGVTLATPDVVTPAAEPGPPRIVVSRTRPPAVALAVRDALGGTLVEMGSAGAKVAAVVQGIADVYVHAGGQYEWDSAAPVAVARAAGLHTSRIDGTPLRYNQSDVLLPDLVVCRPELAEAVLTVTAVEAEVDPAG
- a CDS encoding bifunctional glycosyltransferase family 2/GtrA family protein; this translates as MTDIDLRQEPLPRFASRPNAARAAAARGVPVLDVVIPVYNEEVALADSVRRLHRHLRETFPYPVRITIADNASVDATPAVAARVAADLEDVRYVRLEQKGRGRALHEVWSQSDAEVLAYMDVDLSTDLAALAPLVAPLISGHSDLAIGTRLSRGSRVVRGAKREFISRCYNLILRSTLSAGFSDAQCGFKAIRSDVARELLPHVSDTGWFFDTELLVLAERSGLRIHEVPVDWVDDPDSRVDIVATAIADLKGVGRLLRGFAKGSIPVNVIAAQLGPSQAAPRSLFRQVVRFAAVGVASTVAYLILFMLLHGAIGAQAANLVALLVTAIGNTAANRRFTFGVAGNVARHHVEGLIVFGIALAITSGALAGLHAVVDQPHRLLEVTVLVLANLIATAVRFVLLRGWVFHPRRSRSITEEGHQ
- the cysN gene encoding sulfate adenylyltransferase subunit CysN encodes the protein MATLLRIATAGSVDDGKSTLIGRLLYDSKAVMEDQLAAVERTSRERGNDYTDLALVTDGLRAEREQGITIDVAYRYFATSKRKFIIADTPGHIQYTRNMVTGTSTAQLAIVLVDARHGLLEQSRRHAFLASLLGIRHIVLAVNKMDLVGWDREVFEKIRDDFHEFAARLDVQDVTTIPLSALNGDNVVTKSDATPWYDGPALLSHLEDVYIAGDRNLVDVRFPVQYVIRPQTREHADHRSYAGTVASGVMRPGDEIVVLPTGKSSRITEIHGPTGPVDEAFPPMAVSVSLADDIDISRGDMIVRENNQAHASQEFDATVCWMADGSALEPGREYVVKHTTRTTRARVTALDYRLDVNTLHRDKSATALKLNELGRVTLRTQVPLLLDEYSRNSATGSFILIDPDTNGTVAAGMVRDTTPVANRASTPNTVRHQSLVCADDRLSKGRTVWFTGLSGSGKSSVAMLVEQKLLENGCPAYVLDGDNLRHGLNADLGFSMADRAENLRRLAHIATLMADSGLTVLVPAISPLEEHRDLARKVHADQGFDFFEVFMDTPLEDCEKRDPKGLYAKARAGEITHFTGIDSPYQRPKHPDLRLVPGPTPDELADSVVAMLKGDG